Proteins encoded within one genomic window of Pongo pygmaeus isolate AG05252 chromosome 4, NHGRI_mPonPyg2-v2.0_pri, whole genome shotgun sequence:
- the LOC129037583 gene encoding small EDRK-rich factor 1 isoform X3: MARGNQRELARQKNMKKTQEISKGKRKEDSLTASQRKQRDSEIMQQKQKAANEKKSMQTREK; this comes from the exons ATGGCCC GTGGAAATCAACGAGAACTTGCCCGccagaaaaacatgaagaaaacccaggaaattagcaagggaaagaggaaagaggataGCTTGACTGCCTCTCAGAGAAAGCAGAG GGACTCTGAGATCATGCAACAAAAGCAGAAGGCAGCTAATGAGAAGAAGTCTATGCAGACAAGAGAAAAGTGA